A window of the Verrucomicrobiia bacterium genome harbors these coding sequences:
- a CDS encoding DUF1501 domain-containing protein: MNPFSSYLKRRQPILNRRSFLGDIGMGFSSIALASLLQRDGYASTTWAPPTGQPHFAPKAKSVIWLFMRGGVSHMEGFDPKPMLNKYAGKSIGETPFKDVQSPEKLKKVRVVVVNDANGQQRNVIYPLQTGFRKAGQSGIEVSDFFPHIRECVDDLAVIRSMWTTDDNHGAQVQFHSGRHMLDGRFPTIGAWVNYGLGSLNDNLPQFINMGPRFFDSRDGHYLGPAFDAVPLKIDPKSPLDFAKPESDITEAEQAAEFALLGKLNRFSAVKYPQDPNLLARIKAYELAFRMQTAVPEVIHFEKESDSIKKLYGLDEEATKPFGMQLLAARRFAERGVRFIQIQHGDGAAGAWDAHSGLKSNHTKLAREVDKPIAGLLQDLKQRGMLDDTLVVFATEFGRTPGSQGADGRDHHPFGFSVWMAGGGVKGGIVHGTTDELGFHAVEHPHYVTDVHATIMHQLGLDSRKLEVPGRKRLDVDHGHVIREIL, from the coding sequence ATGAATCCATTCTCTTCTTATCTCAAGCGCAGGCAGCCGATACTGAATCGTCGCTCTTTTCTCGGCGATATCGGCATGGGTTTCTCGAGTATCGCACTGGCGTCGTTGTTGCAGCGGGATGGCTACGCATCCACCACTTGGGCGCCGCCGACGGGACAGCCGCACTTCGCGCCGAAGGCGAAAAGCGTCATCTGGCTTTTCATGCGCGGAGGTGTGAGTCACATGGAGGGATTTGATCCCAAGCCGATGTTGAACAAGTATGCGGGCAAATCCATCGGTGAGACGCCGTTCAAGGACGTGCAGAGCCCGGAGAAGTTGAAGAAGGTTCGCGTAGTGGTGGTGAATGACGCGAATGGGCAGCAGCGCAATGTCATCTATCCTTTGCAAACGGGCTTTCGTAAAGCAGGGCAGAGTGGCATCGAGGTGAGCGATTTCTTTCCGCACATCCGCGAGTGCGTGGATGACCTCGCGGTGATCCGTTCCATGTGGACGACGGATGATAATCATGGTGCGCAGGTGCAGTTCCATTCTGGTCGGCACATGTTGGATGGTCGTTTTCCCACGATTGGTGCTTGGGTGAACTACGGGTTGGGTTCGTTGAATGACAACCTGCCGCAGTTCATCAACATGGGGCCGCGCTTCTTCGATTCACGCGATGGCCATTATCTCGGGCCAGCCTTTGATGCCGTGCCGTTGAAGATCGATCCGAAGTCACCGTTGGATTTTGCGAAGCCGGAAAGTGACATCACGGAAGCCGAGCAGGCGGCTGAGTTTGCATTGCTCGGTAAACTGAATCGCTTCAGCGCGGTGAAGTATCCGCAGGACCCGAATCTGCTCGCACGCATCAAGGCGTATGAACTGGCCTTTCGTATGCAGACGGCGGTTCCAGAGGTCATTCATTTCGAGAAAGAGAGCGACAGTATCAAGAAGCTCTATGGCTTGGATGAAGAGGCGACGAAGCCGTTCGGTATGCAATTGCTCGCGGCGCGACGTTTCGCTGAGCGGGGCGTGCGCTTCATCCAGATCCAGCATGGCGATGGTGCGGCAGGTGCGTGGGATGCGCATTCAGGACTGAAGAGCAATCACACCAAGCTGGCGCGTGAAGTGGATAAACCGATCGCAGGGTTGCTCCAAGATTTGAAGCAGCGCGGGATGTTGGATGACACGCTGGTGGTGTTTGCCACTGAGTTCGGGCGCACGCCGGGTTCACAAGGCGCGGATGGGCGTGATCATCATCCGTTTGGTTTCTCCGTGTGGATGGCGGGTGGCGGTGTGAAAGGCGGTATCGTGCATGGTACAACGGATGAATTGGGATTCCATGCGGTGGAGCATCCGCATTATGTGACGGATGTGCATGCCACCATCATGCATCAGCTTGGATTGGATTCACGGAAACTGGAAGTGCCGGGGCGCAAGCGGTTGGATGTGGATCATGGGCATGTGATCCGGGAAATACTGTGA
- a CDS encoding DUF1592 domain-containing protein — translation MFARTLALFVALGLLAETTVSAASTDPQVTTFFKQHCVKCHGADKQKGDLRLDNIEQPSAKNIEVWRKVVAAIDTGDMPPKKEARPAAGDVTKVVHNISGSLAKLPGARPLALRRMNRVEYENTVHDLLGIDTPLAELLPEDASVQGFDNVANGLSISPILMERYLEAADVAFESVFRRIKPLPAAERRAVMMENKDNIDSVDKKKGGTIEVENSFVKFAPGWPPARLDSAHPIEEGIYRCRIAAWPHEPGERTLAVAVYVGPLFGTGKLRPMGVFDITGTPTNPRIIEFTTHMMENDALHIVPRIYPEHITYRDKHEARPGIGLMWAETYGPLDQDFPSPAQRRLFGDSSTMKMVEGAPFYMRHRKGMKKSTVESSQPAVDAERIIRDFAPRAFRRPVDKALIDSFVKLTLDRLSEGRTFEQSVRAGVSAILCSPYFLLVNREAVVDDYTIASRLSYFLWSTQPDEELMQLAAKGQLKNSKTVHAQVERMLKDPRRQRFVENFTGQWLNLRDIEFTTPDAKLYPEFEPLLQEAMLTESRGFFSHILTNDLSVVNFIASDFTVLNERLAKHYGIPGVKSHENFSIVPLPKDSVRGGVMAQAAVLKVTANGTTTSPILRGVWVLNKIMGQPAPPPPAGVPAVEPDIRGATTIRAQLDKHRADESCARCHVRIDPPGFALEVFDPIGGNRDRYRSVGDGEKVRDQRYKLGPKVEANGEFADGRAFANYLEFRQQMLTNKDRVAQALAEKLIVYATGRPITAADRSAVDAVVASAQKNNLGLRSMIHAVVDSELFQQP, via the coding sequence ATGTTTGCGCGCACACTAGCATTATTTGTCGCTCTCGGATTGCTGGCTGAAACAACTGTTTCCGCCGCGAGCACCGATCCGCAGGTCACCACTTTCTTCAAACAGCATTGTGTGAAGTGTCATGGTGCGGACAAGCAGAAGGGCGATCTGCGTCTCGACAACATCGAGCAACCATCCGCGAAGAACATCGAAGTCTGGCGCAAGGTGGTGGCGGCGATTGATACTGGTGATATGCCGCCAAAGAAAGAAGCGCGTCCTGCTGCTGGCGATGTCACGAAAGTGGTGCATAACATTAGCGGTTCACTGGCCAAGCTGCCCGGTGCGCGTCCCCTCGCCCTACGCCGCATGAACCGTGTGGAGTATGAGAACACAGTTCACGATCTTCTGGGCATTGATACTCCGCTCGCCGAGCTTCTGCCGGAAGATGCGAGTGTGCAGGGCTTCGATAATGTCGCGAACGGCCTCAGCATTTCGCCCATCTTGATGGAGCGTTATCTCGAAGCAGCGGATGTTGCTTTCGAATCCGTCTTCCGCCGTATCAAGCCGCTGCCCGCTGCTGAACGGCGTGCGGTGATGATGGAGAATAAGGACAACATCGATTCCGTGGATAAGAAGAAAGGCGGCACAATCGAAGTGGAGAATTCCTTCGTAAAGTTCGCTCCCGGCTGGCCGCCAGCGCGATTGGATTCTGCGCATCCGATCGAGGAAGGTATCTATCGTTGCCGAATTGCTGCGTGGCCGCATGAACCGGGTGAACGCACTTTGGCTGTGGCGGTTTATGTCGGCCCCTTGTTCGGCACGGGCAAGCTACGGCCGATGGGGGTCTTTGACATCACGGGCACTCCGACAAATCCGCGCATCATCGAGTTCACCACGCACATGATGGAGAATGACGCGTTGCACATCGTGCCGCGCATCTACCCCGAGCATATCACGTATCGGGACAAGCATGAGGCAAGGCCCGGTATCGGCTTGATGTGGGCGGAGACGTATGGGCCGCTCGACCAGGACTTCCCTTCACCTGCGCAACGCCGCCTCTTCGGCGACAGCTCAACCATGAAGATGGTGGAAGGCGCGCCTTTCTACATGCGTCATCGCAAAGGTATGAAGAAGAGCACGGTGGAATCTTCTCAACCGGCTGTGGATGCTGAGCGGATCATCCGCGATTTCGCTCCACGTGCTTTTCGTCGTCCAGTGGATAAGGCGTTGATTGATTCCTTCGTGAAGCTCACGCTGGATCGTTTGAGCGAAGGCCGCACGTTTGAGCAATCCGTCCGGGCGGGTGTCTCTGCCATTCTTTGCTCGCCTTACTTTCTATTGGTGAATCGTGAAGCCGTGGTGGATGACTACACCATTGCCTCACGTCTCTCCTATTTCCTCTGGTCCACGCAGCCAGATGAGGAACTCATGCAGCTCGCGGCGAAAGGCCAGCTCAAGAATTCCAAGACTGTCCACGCGCAGGTGGAACGCATGCTGAAAGACCCGCGTCGTCAGCGTTTCGTGGAGAACTTCACGGGCCAATGGCTGAACCTGCGCGATATCGAATTCACCACACCGGATGCGAAACTGTATCCCGAGTTTGAACCATTGCTGCAGGAAGCCATGCTCACGGAGTCTCGTGGATTCTTCAGCCACATTCTCACGAATGACCTGAGCGTGGTGAATTTCATCGCGTCTGATTTCACGGTGTTAAATGAGCGCCTGGCGAAGCACTACGGCATTCCCGGTGTGAAGAGCCATGAGAATTTCAGTATCGTGCCCTTGCCGAAAGACAGCGTGCGTGGCGGTGTGATGGCGCAGGCGGCGGTACTGAAAGTCACGGCGAATGGAACCACAACTTCACCTATTCTTCGTGGCGTGTGGGTGTTGAATAAGATCATGGGGCAACCTGCTCCACCTCCGCCTGCTGGCGTGCCGGCGGTGGAACCGGACATTCGCGGGGCCACGACCATCCGCGCGCAACTGGACAAGCATCGTGCCGATGAGTCCTGTGCACGTTGCCATGTGCGCATCGATCCGCCTGGTTTCGCGCTGGAAGTGTTCGATCCCATCGGCGGCAATCGTGACCGCTATCGTTCCGTGGGTGACGGTGAGAAAGTGCGCGATCAGCGTTACAAGCTTGGACCGAAGGTGGAAGCGAATGGTGAGTTTGCCGATGGGCGCGCCTTTGCCAACTACCTTGAATTCCGCCAGCAAATGCTGACGAACAAAGACCGCGTGGCGCAAGCGCTTGCGGAGAAGCTAATCGTCTATGCGACTGGCCGCCCCATCACTGCGGCAGATCGCAGTGCGGTGGATGCGGTCGTAGCCTCCGCCCAAAAGAACAATCTCGGTCTGCGCTCCATGATCCACGCTGTGGTGGATAGCGAACTTTTCCAACAACCTTGA
- a CDS encoding DUF1552 domain-containing protein, which yields MNIPRINRRTFLRTTGIAMGLPLLESMMPRTARATTTPDIRRMLAICAPLGIHTPFLVPQKTGQDYDVTPYLEPLQPLRNKFSVLSGLSHPDVDGGHSAEQSFLTGAAHPSQPSFRNTISVDQYAAERIGHLTRVNSIVLSANGAGLSYTRSGVRIPPETRPSKLFARLFLEGTKEEKASQMRRIKDGQSIMDLVKDQSGQISRNLGREDVQTLDQYFTSVRELEQRLVKAEEWAKLPKPKVDQKPPTDIEDRADFTGRMRLFYDLIFLAIQTDSTRLITFCGAGGNEVVSLQGVDDGWHNLSHHGKDPEKIKKLAIIEKEEMRVFGEFMQKLENVREGDRTLLDQTAIVLGSNLGNASSHNNTNLPIIAAGGRFQHGQHLAYQPENMPPLCNLFVSYLQHLGLEQDSFATGNKTMEGLKKV from the coding sequence ATGAATATCCCCCGCATTAACCGCCGCACGTTCCTCCGCACCACCGGCATCGCGATGGGCCTGCCGTTGTTGGAAAGCATGATGCCGCGCACGGCTCGCGCCACGACCACGCCGGACATCCGCCGCATGCTGGCCATCTGCGCGCCACTGGGCATTCACACGCCCTTCCTTGTGCCGCAAAAGACGGGACAGGATTATGATGTCACGCCTTACCTTGAGCCGCTTCAGCCATTGCGTAACAAGTTCAGCGTGCTCTCCGGACTATCGCATCCAGATGTTGATGGTGGTCACTCGGCAGAGCAGAGCTTTTTGACCGGTGCCGCTCATCCGAGCCAGCCGAGTTTCCGCAACACCATCTCGGTGGATCAGTACGCGGCGGAGCGCATCGGGCATCTCACGCGGGTGAACTCCATCGTGCTCTCCGCGAATGGTGCGGGATTGTCTTACACGCGTTCAGGGGTGCGGATTCCACCGGAGACACGGCCTTCCAAACTGTTCGCGCGCCTGTTCCTCGAAGGCACCAAAGAAGAGAAAGCTTCGCAGATGCGCCGTATCAAAGACGGCCAGAGCATCATGGACTTGGTGAAAGATCAGAGCGGGCAGATCAGTCGCAATCTCGGACGCGAGGATGTGCAGACGCTTGATCAGTATTTTACGAGCGTGCGGGAACTGGAGCAACGGCTCGTGAAAGCCGAGGAGTGGGCCAAGTTGCCAAAACCGAAAGTGGATCAGAAACCGCCCACGGATATCGAGGATCGCGCTGACTTCACCGGTCGCATGCGTCTCTTTTACGATCTCATCTTTCTTGCGATCCAGACGGATTCGACGCGCCTCATCACTTTCTGTGGTGCAGGTGGAAATGAAGTCGTCTCGTTGCAAGGTGTGGATGATGGCTGGCACAATCTCAGTCATCACGGCAAGGACCCGGAGAAGATCAAGAAGCTCGCCATCATCGAGAAGGAAGAGATGCGCGTCTTCGGCGAGTTCATGCAGAAGCTGGAGAATGTCCGCGAAGGCGATCGCACCTTGCTGGACCAGACGGCCATAGTGTTGGGCTCAAACCTCGGTAACGCTTCCAGCCACAATAACACGAATCTACCGATCATCGCCGCTGGCGGACGCTTCCAACATGGGCAACATCTGGCATATCAACCGGAGAACATGCCGCCGTTGTGCAATCTCTTCGTGTCGTATCTACAACACCTTGGATTGGAGCAGGACTCGTTCGCGACGGGGAATAAGACGATGGAGGGGTTGAAGAAGGTGTAG
- a CDS encoding DUF1553 domain-containing protein — MKGVLLPVILLTWTPTSILFAASKIDYATQIKPILMERCYACHGVLKQQGKLRTDTAQFLKQGGKHGVGFVIGKPNTSHLIERLTAEDVEDRMPPEGEALKPEEIALFKQWIAQGAKAPAGEKPEADPKDHWAFKAPVRPAVPKVKAHEWSQNPIDSFIAAEHQKQGLKPQALAEKSLWLRRVYLDLTGLPPSLKEMQEFEADNSPQAYEKVVDRLLASPQYGERWGRHFMDIWRYSDWYGLGDQLRYSQKHIWHWRDWIVESLNKDKGYDRMVVEMLAGDEIAPTDRDTLRATGFLARNYYLFNRTTWLDEVVEHTSKAFLGLTMNCAKCHDHKYDPVTAKDYYSWRAFFEPYHVRLDELPGEPNLEKDGLPRAYDVHLDLPTYLHVRGDEKHPDKSKEITPTVPVIFKLREPAIKAVALPVESHSPALQEYVFENHRQIVEQQVTSAKAALEKARQAVADLEEKTKTKKAESPVPKRVFTDEFHALNSESWEEKGGAWKRDQTGLKQTQVGAERHVLQLREPHPKDFYAKVRFTIQGGEKWKSVGFTFDASEKHDVLVYLSAYVGSKLQIAITDDGKTVYPPNGFITREVKTGTSYDLEAFVQGDQLTVLVDGVDALSFTLPSRQPGHLQLVTFDASAEFLNCELYELPADYVRPGASVEAKLADARIEADTAAKAVVTAELRLKALHSSWQADRAKLKQSADAASLIGIAAKDEAAWRLAEAETALVKLEAAEQKAKKSDEKKLKSAREAVTKAKERVAKPEDKYTSLRGSLKALDGPDEKEDHRNLPFPTTSTGRRTALAQWIANAQNPLTARVAVNHLWVRHFGQPLVPTVMDFGRRGAAPTHPELLDWLAVEFMESGWSMKHMHRLMVLSRTYRLSSSNADAPKASLMKDAENKYYWRMNPVRMEAQSVRDSLLQLSGQLDLTMGGPTIDPKKEDKVFRRSLYFTHSKDDVHMFLETFDNANVQECYRRSESVLPQQALALANSKLSMMSAGKLAERLIKDNSAITDDVFIRTAYETILALEPDKGEMEVCAETLMQLRSLAEKQGHKDPMARARAGLVHALFNHNDFITVR; from the coding sequence ATGAAAGGCGTCTTGTTGCCTGTGATCTTGCTGACGTGGACTCCAACATCAATCCTCTTCGCTGCCAGCAAGATAGATTATGCCACGCAGATAAAACCTATCCTCATGGAGCGTTGCTACGCCTGTCACGGGGTGCTGAAACAACAGGGCAAGCTGCGCACGGATACGGCACAGTTCTTGAAACAAGGCGGCAAGCATGGCGTCGGCTTTGTCATTGGCAAACCGAATACGAGTCATCTCATCGAACGCCTGACCGCCGAGGATGTGGAAGACCGGATGCCGCCGGAAGGTGAAGCGTTGAAGCCGGAGGAAATCGCTCTTTTCAAACAGTGGATTGCCCAAGGAGCTAAAGCGCCCGCCGGGGAGAAGCCGGAGGCAGATCCAAAAGATCATTGGGCCTTTAAGGCACCGGTGCGTCCTGCTGTGCCAAAAGTGAAAGCGCACGAATGGTCGCAAAACCCGATCGATTCGTTCATCGCAGCGGAACATCAAAAGCAAGGGCTCAAGCCGCAAGCGCTCGCGGAGAAATCACTCTGGCTGCGACGCGTGTATTTGGACCTGACCGGCCTGCCGCCGAGTTTGAAGGAGATGCAGGAGTTTGAAGCGGATAATTCACCGCAAGCATATGAGAAGGTGGTGGATCGTTTGTTGGCCTCACCGCAATACGGTGAGCGGTGGGGACGCCACTTCATGGACATCTGGCGTTACTCGGACTGGTATGGCTTGGGCGATCAGTTGCGCTACAGCCAAAAACATATCTGGCACTGGCGCGACTGGATCGTGGAATCGCTGAACAAGGACAAAGGCTACGATCGCATGGTGGTGGAGATGCTGGCGGGCGATGAGATTGCGCCGACGGATCGCGACACCTTGCGCGCAACAGGTTTTCTCGCCCGCAACTATTATCTCTTCAATCGCACCACGTGGCTGGATGAAGTGGTGGAGCACACGTCGAAGGCATTCCTCGGCCTCACGATGAATTGCGCCAAGTGCCACGATCACAAATACGATCCCGTTACGGCGAAGGACTATTATTCGTGGCGCGCCTTCTTCGAGCCCTACCACGTGCGCCTCGATGAATTGCCCGGTGAACCGAATCTGGAGAAGGACGGTCTGCCGCGTGCCTACGATGTGCATCTGGACCTGCCGACCTATCTGCATGTGCGCGGTGATGAAAAGCATCCGGATAAATCCAAGGAAATCACGCCAACGGTGCCTGTGATCTTCAAGCTGCGGGAACCTGCTATCAAAGCGGTGGCTCTGCCGGTGGAATCGCACAGCCCGGCGTTGCAGGAATACGTGTTCGAGAATCATCGGCAGATCGTGGAACAGCAGGTCACTTCGGCGAAGGCAGCACTGGAGAAGGCCCGGCAAGCGGTGGCTGATCTGGAGGAGAAAACCAAAACTAAGAAAGCCGAAAGCCCCGTCCCGAAGCGGGTCTTCACCGACGAGTTCCACGCTCTCAACTCGGAATCATGGGAAGAGAAGGGCGGCGCATGGAAACGCGATCAGACTGGTTTGAAACAGACACAGGTGGGTGCTGAACGGCATGTGCTGCAATTGCGTGAGCCGCATCCAAAAGATTTCTACGCCAAGGTGCGCTTCACCATCCAAGGCGGTGAAAAATGGAAGTCCGTAGGTTTCACCTTCGATGCCAGTGAGAAGCACGATGTGCTGGTGTATTTGAGTGCCTATGTCGGATCGAAGCTGCAGATAGCCATCACGGATGACGGCAAGACCGTGTATCCGCCGAACGGTTTTATCACTCGCGAAGTGAAGACCGGCACCTCGTATGATCTGGAGGCGTTCGTGCAAGGCGATCAACTCACGGTATTGGTGGATGGTGTAGATGCACTTTCCTTTACCCTGCCGAGTCGTCAACCCGGACATCTTCAGTTGGTCACCTTCGATGCCAGTGCGGAGTTCTTGAATTGTGAATTGTATGAGCTGCCAGCCGATTACGTGCGCCCCGGTGCTTCTGTGGAAGCCAAACTGGCTGATGCTCGGATTGAAGCGGACACGGCAGCGAAAGCAGTTGTCACGGCGGAACTGCGGTTGAAAGCGTTGCACAGCAGTTGGCAGGCGGATCGCGCGAAGCTGAAGCAATCGGCTGATGCGGCATCACTGATCGGTATTGCCGCCAAAGATGAAGCGGCTTGGCGATTGGCGGAGGCAGAAACTGCGTTGGTAAAACTGGAAGCTGCTGAGCAAAAGGCCAAAAAGAGTGATGAAAAGAAATTAAAAAGTGCGCGCGAAGCGGTGACCAAGGCGAAAGAACGAGTTGCGAAGCCGGAGGACAAATACACTTCCTTGCGTGGTTCGCTAAAAGCTCTCGATGGCCCGGATGAAAAAGAGGATCACCGTAACCTGCCATTTCCCACGACCAGCACTGGTCGTCGCACCGCCTTGGCGCAGTGGATCGCGAATGCGCAGAACCCCTTGACCGCACGCGTGGCGGTGAATCACTTGTGGGTGCGGCATTTCGGCCAGCCGTTGGTGCCTACAGTGATGGATTTCGGTCGGCGCGGTGCAGCGCCGACGCATCCGGAATTGTTAGATTGGCTGGCGGTGGAGTTCATGGAGAGCGGCTGGAGCATGAAGCATATGCACCGCTTGATGGTGCTCTCTCGCACGTATCGGCTGAGTTCATCCAATGCGGACGCGCCGAAGGCATCGCTCATGAAAGATGCGGAGAACAAGTATTACTGGCGTATGAATCCGGTGCGCATGGAGGCGCAATCCGTGCGCGATAGTCTCCTGCAGCTATCCGGTCAGCTTGATCTGACGATGGGTGGACCGACAATCGATCCGAAGAAAGAAGACAAAGTGTTCCGACGCAGCCTTTACTTCACGCACTCAAAGGATGATGTGCACATGTTCCTAGAGACGTTCGATAATGCGAACGTGCAGGAGTGCTATCGCCGCTCGGAGAGCGTGCTGCCACAGCAGGCATTGGCGCTGGCGAACAGTAAATTATCCATGATGTCAGCGGGCAAGCTGGCGGAGAGGTTGATAAAGGATAATTCGGCGATCACGGATGACGTGTTCATCCGCACGGCCTATGAAACCATTCTCGCGTTAGAGCCAGATAAAGGTGAAATGGAAGTGTGCGCGGAAACACTGATGCAGTTACGCAGCCTTGCGGAGAAGCAAGGGCATAAAGACCCGATGGCGCGTGCGCGTGCGGGCTTGGTGCATGCCTTGTTCAATCACAACGATTTCATCACGGTGAGGTAG